The following coding sequences are from one Lipingzhangella halophila window:
- a CDS encoding serine hydrolase domain-containing protein: MGTNDPTSGTRPPRTVWLWMGGAAAVGALAALLVMPAPPDTDVANGDPDLAAEVADLLPEDSAVGVSVALIDGDEVTRATLGTTDGSTPVQPDTAFETGSVQKTLTGTLLADMVRTGDVELDTTLDEIWTDVDFADDNVAGITLEQLATHHAGLPNIHSDIANFAALSLHNYFGTDPYRWESDPVEAAAGLTDEGPNSDTGHSYSNLGFSLLGQSLAEVSGKDYPALLTERVLEPLGMAETTLLTSPEVPPNGAEPHRNPWIRVQPSFNPPNAPSGVGTWSTSGDMVTLLRAGMAQDFPALATAQEPRVRGNTDSSHDERVGLAWIRWNVNDTELTWHNGGTAGSRSYVAHTDDGRGVVVLANSARVPADTIGLKLLDPDMPESDSSSNIPFLATALSYVFGAGAPFVVLLRMARQRVTSWTQQLDKVAVVGTLLTGAALWTVSFRLGDADLIPAVWAVGAGALAAAVPLGAWRWRGLPRTRGPRPWWRWIDLTVYLVLVAAVFTGTLWALWW; encoded by the coding sequence ATGGGCACGAACGACCCGACGAGCGGTACGCGCCCGCCGCGGACCGTCTGGCTCTGGATGGGCGGCGCGGCCGCCGTCGGCGCGCTCGCAGCGCTCCTGGTGATGCCCGCGCCGCCGGACACCGATGTCGCGAACGGGGATCCGGACCTGGCAGCGGAGGTCGCCGACCTCCTTCCGGAGGACTCGGCCGTGGGCGTGTCCGTTGCCCTGATCGACGGCGACGAGGTCACCCGCGCCACGCTCGGCACCACCGACGGCAGTACCCCCGTACAGCCCGACACCGCCTTCGAGACCGGCTCGGTGCAGAAGACACTCACCGGGACACTGCTCGCCGACATGGTGCGGACCGGGGATGTCGAGCTCGACACCACACTCGACGAGATCTGGACCGATGTCGACTTCGCCGACGACAACGTCGCCGGCATCACCCTGGAGCAGCTCGCGACGCACCACGCGGGCCTGCCCAATATCCACAGCGACATCGCGAACTTCGCGGCGCTGTCGCTGCACAACTACTTCGGCACCGACCCCTACCGGTGGGAGAGCGACCCGGTGGAGGCCGCCGCCGGCCTCACCGACGAGGGCCCCAACAGCGACACCGGGCACTCCTACTCCAACCTCGGCTTCTCCCTGCTCGGGCAGTCGCTGGCGGAGGTCTCGGGCAAGGACTATCCGGCGCTGCTCACCGAGCGCGTGCTCGAACCGCTCGGTATGGCCGAGACCACGCTCCTCACCAGTCCAGAGGTGCCCCCCAACGGGGCCGAGCCCCACCGCAACCCGTGGATCCGGGTGCAGCCCTCCTTCAACCCGCCCAACGCTCCATCCGGTGTGGGTACTTGGAGCACCAGCGGCGACATGGTGACGCTGCTGCGAGCGGGGATGGCACAGGACTTTCCGGCCCTGGCCACAGCGCAGGAACCGCGCGTGCGCGGCAACACCGACTCGTCCCATGACGAGCGCGTGGGGCTGGCATGGATTCGGTGGAACGTCAACGATACCGAGCTGACCTGGCACAACGGTGGTACGGCCGGTTCACGGTCCTACGTCGCGCACACCGACGACGGCCGCGGCGTCGTTGTACTCGCGAACAGTGCGCGCGTGCCCGCCGATACGATCGGCCTGAAGCTGCTCGACCCCGACATGCCCGAGTCCGATTCCAGCTCGAACATACCGTTCCTGGCGACGGCGCTGTCGTACGTCTTCGGCGCGGGCGCCCCGTTCGTGGTGCTGCTGCGGATGGCACGCCAGCGGGTGACCTCCTGGACACAGCAGCTGGACAAGGTGGCGGTGGTGGGCACCCTGCTCACGGGGGCCGCCTTGTGGACGGTGTCGTTCCGGCTCGGTGACGCCGACCTCATCCCGGCCGTGTGGGCAGTGGGCGCCGGGGCACTGGCCGCGGCCGTACCACTGGGCGCGTGGCGCTGGCGCGGGCTCCCCCGCACCCGGGGCCCTCGGCCGTGGTGGCGCTGGATCGACCTCACGGTCTACCTGGTGCTCGTCGCGGCGGTATTCACGGGGACGCTGTGGGCTCTGTGGTGGTGA
- a CDS encoding cupin domain-containing protein — translation MRYVLHMTGMSRWREADGDVVPDSLRTEGFAHASPDSATMVAVANAFYRDATEQQVVLVVDTGRLDAEVRWEPAVPGPPPGVVGDVLFPHVYGPIRREAVIGVRYLRRDPAGAYTAVERRGDTAESLDLLPHPEGGWYRSTWRTGISVHPPGYPGQRATASGIHFLLCPGEHSRWHRVRSDEVWVFNRGGPLRLALGGTGERPVGESERTLGPYIDAGQDLQVVVPAGTWQTAHPLTSAESVVSCFVSPGFEFADFEVEPG, via the coding sequence ATGCGCTACGTGTTGCACATGACCGGGATGAGCCGGTGGCGCGAGGCCGATGGCGATGTTGTTCCCGACTCGCTGCGCACCGAAGGCTTCGCGCACGCGTCACCGGACTCCGCGACCATGGTGGCCGTGGCCAACGCGTTCTACCGCGATGCCACCGAGCAGCAGGTGGTCCTGGTCGTCGACACCGGACGGCTGGACGCCGAGGTGCGCTGGGAGCCCGCCGTCCCGGGCCCGCCGCCCGGCGTCGTCGGCGACGTGCTGTTCCCGCACGTCTACGGCCCCATCCGGCGCGAGGCCGTTATTGGCGTGCGCTACCTGCGCCGCGACCCCGCGGGCGCGTACACGGCGGTGGAACGCCGCGGCGACACCGCGGAGTCACTGGACCTGCTGCCGCATCCCGAAGGCGGCTGGTACCGGTCCACCTGGCGCACCGGGATCAGCGTGCACCCGCCGGGATACCCGGGGCAGCGCGCGACCGCCTCAGGCATCCACTTCCTGCTCTGTCCCGGGGAGCACTCGCGATGGCACCGGGTCCGTTCCGACGAGGTGTGGGTGTTCAACCGCGGCGGACCCTTGCGGCTAGCCCTCGGTGGAACAGGGGAGCGGCCGGTCGGGGAAAGCGAGCGAACCCTGGGGCCGTACATCGACGCCGGCCAGGACCTGCAGGTCGTGGTCCCGGCCGGTACATGGCAGACGGCGCACCCGCTTACCAGTGCGGAGTCAGTGGTGAGCTGCTTCGTCTCGCCGGGGTTCGAGTTCGCCGACTTCGAGGTCGAACCCGGCTGA
- a CDS encoding TetR/AcrR family transcriptional regulator, with protein sequence MPAPITEEQSLADRESLLDTAEELFYERGIRAVGMDEVRAASGLPLKRIYRLFATKEDLVVAMLRRRDTRWRASLTARVTRVRDPRERVLAIFDWLAEWFAEPGFRGCAWVNAHGELGSSSDAVLAEVRSHKRAFHEQVAAWVRATGVPVAEPVYLLAEGAIVTAGISGDPAPARHAHAAAATLLGAS encoded by the coding sequence ATGCCCGCCCCGATCACCGAGGAACAGAGCCTCGCGGACCGCGAATCCCTGCTGGACACAGCGGAGGAGCTCTTCTACGAGCGAGGTATCCGAGCGGTCGGGATGGATGAGGTCCGCGCCGCCTCTGGCCTGCCGTTGAAGCGGATCTACCGGCTCTTCGCGACGAAAGAGGACCTCGTAGTGGCGATGCTCAGACGTCGCGACACGCGATGGCGAGCGAGCCTGACCGCTCGGGTGACTCGGGTTCGGGATCCGCGCGAACGCGTGCTCGCGATCTTCGACTGGCTCGCCGAGTGGTTCGCGGAGCCCGGCTTTCGCGGATGTGCCTGGGTCAATGCCCACGGGGAACTCGGTTCGTCCTCCGACGCGGTGCTGGCGGAGGTGCGGTCACATAAGCGGGCGTTCCACGAACAGGTCGCGGCATGGGTCCGCGCAACCGGAGTGCCGGTGGCCGAACCGGTGTACCTGCTCGCCGAAGGAGCCATCGTCACCGCCGGCATCAGCGGTGACCCGGCCCCGGCCCGCCACGCGCACGCGGCTGCCGCGACGCTGCTCGGCGCGTCCTGA
- a CDS encoding ArsR family transcriptional regulator, translating into MAEADDELQRRVTELEERVTRLENHPAQAPETGTGQESVFWALNELKQRLDDRGGVLFTGSAPLPTGETYEWQEGATAADLVESDWSESSEVLEALGHPVRLLLLQRVLSGTTATADLKNDQALGTTGQLYHHLRRLVAAGWLRTKGRGHYRVPPARVVPLLTVLLAARR; encoded by the coding sequence ATGGCGGAAGCGGACGACGAGCTCCAACGGCGCGTGACCGAGCTGGAGGAGCGGGTGACCCGCCTGGAGAACCATCCCGCGCAGGCCCCGGAGACCGGTACCGGCCAGGAGTCGGTCTTCTGGGCACTGAACGAGCTCAAGCAGCGCCTCGATGACAGGGGCGGTGTGCTGTTCACCGGGTCCGCGCCGCTTCCCACCGGCGAGACCTACGAGTGGCAGGAGGGCGCCACGGCGGCCGACCTGGTGGAGAGCGACTGGTCCGAGAGCAGCGAGGTACTGGAGGCGCTCGGCCACCCGGTGCGGCTACTGCTGCTGCAACGCGTCCTTTCCGGTACCACCGCCACGGCCGACCTCAAGAACGACCAGGCGCTGGGCACCACCGGGCAGCTCTACCACCACCTGCGCCGGCTGGTCGCGGCCGGATGGCTGCGAACCAAGGGGCGCGGCCACTACCGGGTCCCCCCTGCCCGGGTCGTCCCCCTGCTCACCGTGCTGCTCGCGGCGCGCCGCTAA
- a CDS encoding family 10 glycosylhydrolase produces MLGWVTRGVVGAAVATLLAGCVSNPDSGDANADLPDPIPEDCETDSELGKRDLRGSWITSVRNIDWPSEPGLSAEEQQQELVDQLDTLRDMDFNTAFLHVRPTADALYKSDKEPWARYLTGEQGGDPGYDPLAFAVEEAHKRGLELHAWFNPYRVGLKDPDLENLVDDHPIKQNPEWLVEYADEAYFDPGNPEVQTWVSDVVLDVVERYDIDGVHFDDFFYPYPDGNASFNDDKSWEEYGGDFDSRDAWRRNNVNSLLADVHSRIGETKPWVQFGVSPFGIWRNDTTDSSGSATAGLQSYDDQHADTRAWIEKGIVDYVLPQLYWPRGLEKADYEELVDWWSNEVSGTDTNLYIGQAAYMHGEDGWTGEDSLSRQLDFNEEYAEVGGNVYFSQKDLTGRASEAMDRVAEDHYRAPALPPEVEGGGDGPGQVTEVTADHTGDSVQLEWEPAKDARFYAVYRVPGEDGAQPCDLADAAHLRGVGGPDGDGAVSFTDSEPADEPVEYVVTALDNYRTEGAPSPGAPVEQE; encoded by the coding sequence GTGCTCGGGTGGGTAACGCGCGGAGTTGTTGGGGCGGCGGTCGCGACGCTGCTCGCAGGGTGTGTCTCCAACCCGGATTCCGGTGACGCCAACGCGGACCTCCCGGATCCCATTCCCGAGGACTGCGAGACCGACTCCGAGCTCGGCAAGCGTGACCTGCGCGGCTCCTGGATCACATCGGTGCGCAACATCGACTGGCCGTCCGAGCCCGGGCTGAGCGCCGAGGAGCAGCAGCAGGAGCTGGTCGACCAGCTTGACACCCTGCGCGACATGGACTTCAACACCGCGTTCCTGCATGTCCGGCCGACCGCGGACGCCCTTTACAAGTCGGACAAGGAGCCGTGGGCGCGCTACCTGACCGGCGAGCAGGGCGGCGATCCCGGCTACGACCCTCTCGCGTTCGCGGTCGAGGAGGCCCACAAGCGCGGTCTGGAGCTGCACGCCTGGTTCAACCCCTACCGGGTGGGCCTGAAGGATCCGGACCTGGAGAACCTGGTCGACGACCACCCCATCAAGCAGAATCCCGAGTGGCTCGTCGAGTACGCCGACGAGGCCTACTTCGACCCCGGCAACCCAGAGGTGCAGACGTGGGTCAGCGACGTCGTCCTCGACGTGGTCGAGCGCTACGACATCGACGGCGTGCACTTCGACGACTTCTTCTACCCCTACCCCGACGGCAACGCGTCGTTCAACGACGACAAGAGCTGGGAGGAGTACGGCGGCGACTTCGACAGCCGCGACGCCTGGCGCCGCAACAACGTCAACAGCCTGCTTGCCGATGTCCACAGCAGGATCGGGGAGACCAAGCCGTGGGTGCAGTTCGGGGTGTCCCCGTTCGGTATCTGGCGCAACGACACCACCGATTCCAGCGGATCCGCCACCGCCGGCCTGCAGTCCTATGACGACCAGCACGCCGACACCCGCGCCTGGATCGAGAAAGGCATCGTCGACTACGTCCTTCCGCAGTTGTACTGGCCGCGGGGACTGGAGAAGGCCGACTACGAGGAGCTGGTCGACTGGTGGTCCAATGAGGTCAGCGGCACCGACACCAACCTCTACATCGGCCAGGCCGCCTACATGCACGGCGAGGACGGCTGGACGGGCGAGGACTCCCTGTCGCGCCAGCTCGACTTCAACGAGGAATACGCCGAGGTCGGCGGGAACGTCTACTTCTCCCAGAAGGACCTCACCGGCCGCGCCAGCGAGGCCATGGACCGCGTGGCCGAGGACCACTACCGCGCACCCGCTCTGCCTCCCGAGGTCGAGGGCGGCGGAGACGGTCCGGGCCAGGTCACCGAGGTGACCGCCGACCACACCGGGGATTCGGTGCAGCTCGAGTGGGAGCCGGCCAAGGACGCCCGCTTCTATGCCGTGTACCGCGTACCGGGGGAGGACGGCGCGCAGCCCTGCGACCTCGCCGACGCCGCGCACCTGCGCGGCGTCGGCGGTCCGGACGGGGACGGAGCCGTGAGTTTCACCGACTCCGAACCGGCGGACGAACCCGTGGAGTACGTCGTTACAGCCCTGGACAACTACCGCACCGAAGGCGCACCAAGTCCTGGGGCTCCAGTCGAGCAGGAGTAA
- a CDS encoding DUF3040 domain-containing protein: protein MALREYERRILAEIEQHLSEDDPDLAGRMEMFGADTPSLDEEERGSSWRPWAVCAAIAAAVIGLLVMLVALTPGEQGATEPPPAVDSNVVSPDPGVANP from the coding sequence ATGGCTCTACGAGAGTATGAGCGACGGATTCTCGCCGAGATCGAGCAGCACCTCAGCGAGGACGATCCCGATCTGGCCGGGCGCATGGAGATGTTCGGCGCGGACACGCCCTCCCTCGACGAGGAGGAACGCGGGAGCTCTTGGCGGCCGTGGGCCGTGTGCGCCGCGATCGCGGCGGCGGTGATCGGCCTCCTGGTGATGCTCGTCGCCCTCACGCCGGGGGAACAGGGGGCAACCGAACCGCCACCCGCGGTCGACTCCAACGTCGTCTCACCCGACCCCGGCGTCGCCAACCCGTAG
- a CDS encoding isochorismate synthase: protein MTVASETPHLTVRTVPLRDHHALLGHLPENAPLAWLHNGDGLVGWGEAARLVLPTEDEPDGQRFDTAARWMSELAANADVEDSVGLPGTGPVAFGGFTFDPRSSGSTLIVPRVVVGHRAGRVWLTTIVDRPGAHPDALLSPVTSARYIGPLNWSDGTLSAEEWGDAVATAVQRIKAAELNKVVLARDLHAEADNTIDVRTLLFRLARAYPNCYTFCVDGLVGATPELLLRRAGGDVTSLVLAGTRPRGTTPDEDERIASELMASAKETEEHRYAAESLRAALTPLASTIRLPDQPELLRLANVQHLASPASAALRDGVSTFDVIAAMHPTAAVGGTPARAAMDLIRELEGMDRGRYAGPVGWIDARGDGEWGIALRCAHLDGSRARLFAGCGIVAGSDPEAELAEADSKFRVMRSALAD from the coding sequence GTGACAGTCGCCAGTGAAACGCCGCACCTGACCGTTCGCACCGTTCCGCTGCGGGATCACCACGCGCTGCTCGGCCACCTCCCGGAGAACGCCCCCCTGGCCTGGCTCCACAACGGTGATGGCCTCGTCGGGTGGGGGGAGGCCGCCCGGTTGGTCCTGCCCACCGAGGACGAGCCCGACGGTCAGCGGTTCGACACCGCGGCGCGCTGGATGTCGGAGTTGGCCGCCAACGCCGACGTCGAAGACTCCGTGGGGCTGCCCGGAACCGGGCCAGTGGCCTTCGGCGGGTTCACCTTCGATCCTCGCTCCTCTGGTTCGACGCTCATAGTTCCGCGTGTCGTGGTGGGGCACCGCGCCGGGCGCGTCTGGCTCACCACGATCGTCGACCGCCCCGGAGCCCACCCTGACGCGCTGCTGTCCCCGGTGACGTCCGCCCGCTACATCGGCCCACTGAACTGGAGCGACGGCACCCTGTCGGCTGAGGAATGGGGCGATGCCGTCGCCACGGCGGTCCAGCGCATCAAAGCGGCGGAGCTCAACAAGGTCGTGCTGGCCCGCGACCTCCACGCCGAGGCCGACAACACGATCGACGTCCGGACCCTACTCTTCAGGCTCGCGCGCGCCTACCCCAACTGCTACACCTTCTGCGTCGACGGGTTGGTCGGGGCCACCCCGGAACTGCTGCTGCGCCGGGCGGGGGGCGACGTCACCTCGCTGGTCCTGGCCGGCACCCGGCCGCGCGGCACCACACCCGACGAGGACGAGCGCATCGCCAGCGAGCTGATGGCGTCCGCGAAGGAGACCGAGGAGCACCGGTACGCGGCCGAGTCACTGCGCGCCGCGTTGACGCCGTTGGCCTCCACCATCCGGCTGCCCGACCAGCCCGAGCTGCTGCGCCTGGCCAACGTGCAGCACCTGGCCTCCCCCGCCAGCGCGGCACTGCGTGACGGCGTCTCCACCTTCGACGTGATCGCGGCGATGCATCCCACGGCGGCAGTGGGCGGCACCCCGGCGCGCGCGGCGATGGATCTCATTCGCGAGCTCGAAGGCATGGACCGGGGCCGTTACGCGGGCCCGGTCGGCTGGATCGACGCCCGGGGCGACGGCGAGTGGGGCATCGCACTGCGCTGCGCGCACCTCGACGGCTCCCGGGCGCGGCTGTTCGCCGGCTGCGGCATCGTCGCCGGCTCCGACCCGGAGGCGGAACTCGCTGAGGCCGACTCCAAGTTCCGGGTCATGCGCTCCGCTCTGGCGGACTGA
- a CDS encoding nuclear transport factor 2 family protein produces MPEDRPPYPPFTRETALQKVQAAEDAWNTRDPQRVALAYTPDSMWRNRDQFCDGRAEIVAFLTAKWERELDYALRKSLWGFDGNRIAVRFQYECHDAEGQWWRSYGNELWEFDERGLMRRREASINDVAITETDRRIHGPRPADERGKDIPLR; encoded by the coding sequence GTGCCCGAAGATCGCCCGCCCTACCCGCCGTTCACCCGGGAGACCGCCCTGCAGAAGGTGCAGGCCGCCGAGGACGCGTGGAACACCCGCGACCCCCAGCGGGTGGCGCTGGCCTATACGCCGGACTCGATGTGGCGGAATCGGGACCAGTTCTGCGACGGTCGAGCGGAGATCGTTGCCTTCCTGACCGCGAAGTGGGAGCGCGAACTGGACTACGCGCTGCGCAAGAGCCTCTGGGGGTTCGACGGGAACCGGATCGCCGTCCGCTTCCAGTACGAGTGCCACGACGCAGAGGGCCAGTGGTGGCGCAGTTACGGCAACGAACTGTGGGAGTTCGACGAGCGCGGGCTGATGCGGCGCCGTGAGGCGAGCATCAACGACGTCGCCATCACCGAGACCGATAGGCGCATCCACGGCCCCCGGCCCGCCGACGAACGCGGTAAGGACATCCCGCTCCGTTAG